In Garra rufa chromosome 14, GarRuf1.0, whole genome shotgun sequence, the genomic stretch GGAAACAGGCTGAATAAAGTGAATCAATTCCTTTACTTTTTTTCTGGAAGTTATATTAATGGGCTTTTATTGGATAGGACAGTTTGTATCaaactgcattttttaaaatatgctaTTTAATtccatgtaattttttttttaaactgagaataatacaatctgaaagctgaataaataagctttgtatggtttgttaggataggataatatttgcagagatacaactatttgaaaatctgaaatctgagggtgcaaaaacaagttagaaaatcgcctttaaagctgtccaaatgcagttcttagaaatgcatatcactaatcaaaaattaagttttaacatatatacggtaggaaattcacaaaatatcttcatggaacaagatctttacttaaaatcctaatgaatGATAATagttatttttggcataaaagaaaaatcaataattttgacccatacaatgtatttttggctattgctacaaatatacccgtgctacttaagactggatttgtggtccagggttacatttgtgCAAGTTCATAAAATGAGGAAGTTCTCTAATAGAGGAAGGATGCAccttgtatatatatatgtaagctGCTTCTGCAGTTCTGCAGCTAATGCTTAAGAGAACCCTGTGAATGGTGTGACTTAAAACGGTAAGGTCATCTTTAATTCTTTAAAATAAtgctttaatttgacattttgttTGCTTTCCTAGCATGACATGTTTTATATATGTACTGCCAATGTATTTGCATGCAATATACGAATAGAATAAGAATATACTGGAATGTTTTAACAATTTGTGTATAAATCCTCAAGCCATGTTATTATTCTGTGCAGATTTGTGGAATACACTTAAAATGAAGATAATTTCAAGTTGTACAATCCTGTCTATGTTGGTATTAACTATTCTGTGCAGAGGTATGTATTACAGATATATAAGTTAAAGTATTTgtattaaatatttgtaatatttttaataataataatttccacTTCATATTCCTTCACCATGACTTCTtgaaaaacatgtatgtacatcTTACTATAAACATGTTAAGTTTATATAGATTTATTTACGCACATGTGAATGCTGAGCATGGGCAGGGATTTACTTTTTTAAGAGGCTTCTTGTGTCCTGGTATTTTAtcttattcttttattttattcaagACCCTCAAAACAATGGCTGTAACATCACCTTCAATCCACCAGAAGTTACTGCAGTTCCAGGATTATGTGCTCTTATTTCATGTACCTTCACTTATCCAGATAATGCAAAACcaattaaaaatgttcagtggaATGCTTGTAATGAAACTAAATGTGTAAAGGAAATTTTCAGGTACAATTTTAAGACAGCAGTCAAAACTGAAACAGAAGAGATTGAGTGGCTTGAACCTGATCTGACGAAAAACAACTGCAGCATCATCATCGAAGAAATAAAAGAAGATGACAAAAAATATGCCTTCAAAATTGTGGGGGAAAATTCAAATAACTCCAAAGTCAAAATCATCATCCAAGGTAATGCTTACCTTTGCTTGGCAATATTAAACAGGTCCtgtttttgtgtgtagtttgGCAATGTCTAACTTATGTTACTTACTTCCATTTGCAGATGAGCCTGCAATGAAGGTTCCTCTTCTCAGTGAAGGACAAGAAGCCAATCTGACATGTTCAGCTCCTTTTCCTTGTCCTGAAACTCCTCCTAAAATAACATGGTGGATCAAGACAAGAGGGGAAAACAAAATTGATCTAACAGAATACAACATCACTTTAACCACCACCAACAGCTTTCACCTCTCAACATTGATCTTAACTCCAACCATTGACCTGCACAATGCCACTGTAGGATGTGACGTGAGCTACGGAAGAAAAAACATCAGTACAAATATGACCCTCAAAGTCATGTGTGAGTTTACTAACCTACATTTTAACTACTAGAACTATTACTAGACCATTACAtgaaaacaaaaattcagaaataCAGCAAAAAGTAAACGTTTAGAAACCTTTGATCTTCTACTGTTATTTGATGTACTGTAGAGTATCTCTGCTAAATTTATAAAGTAGAATTAAAGGTATTTATTTCTTGCATACCAGTCAATACAGTCTCAAAAATAATGCAGTTCCTCATGTATAGATGTAAAGCCTCTTCTAATTCTGGGTAATGGCAAAGTGACGGAAGGTGACAATCTCAGCCTGAACTGCACTGTTGAGAGTCACCCACCATCATCTGTTCCTGTATGGAGTTTCAATGGAAACACAGATAGATTTATGAACCAAACATCTGCAGAATATCTTACGATCACCAATGTGACAAAGGAGCATGCTGGGGTTTACGGCTGTACGAGTACATATAAGAACAAGACACTTAATGCATTCATCACTATCAATGTAACTAGTAAGTAGAAAAAGACTCTACTGATACTGATTTGGTAATTCTAATATCAAACATTTATCACAAGCTAGGTGTTGCAAATGGATTGAAAATGAATTGATGAGACAACTGTTCTTAAATATTCTGTAAAGTATCACTGTGATGATCAAAAGTATATATCCCTCACTTAAGTCCTAAAAGATTAAAATTCATTTTACGGTTGATGCTTTTCAGATAAACAGACTCACAGAATCAAGACATCAGATTCATCATATCCTAGGTGAgacaaattaaatgaaaaataaaaggtaattCAGTACTGGAGGTGAAAACATGCTAAAGCCACTGAATGTCATCAAGAAAATTACAGATAATACTAAGTGGTTCTCTGACTAATATCTGGCATTGAGTGAAATGTACTCTATTTGCTAGGTTCTGTCGCATTGCCTGAATACCTTTTCCAGAGACAAGACACATGAAGCAACGGCCACAACCACATACACTGAAGTTTGTTCAGGAAAAAAATATGGACATACTGTATGAAAGTGTGAAATTAATAATTGTaagcttttttgtaataataattatgttGGATCTATATGtacatatacttgatttatttatatataatgtatttagtATGTACTTTTTTAAGTGCACAGATCCAGAAACGTCATATCTATCTGAGCTTATTTCAGTAATTCCTGAATGTTTACTGCTTGTTCAGatgttatttttacaaataaacaGTGTGAATTAATTCATAGTGTTCAAATTTCTTCCTTTCTGTGTTCTATAGGATGTTAGTAGGACTAAAGTGAATTTTATATCACGCAGGTGTACAGTATATTATACATGCACATGAGAAGCTGTGTAGAACATGGGTTATCATTTGATAAATACAAGCAATATATTAGGCACATTATGTATAAGATTAAGAACGAATGTGAATATTATGAATGAATTTAATAAACATGTTACTTGAATTTCCTGGATGTATTTTAGTAAAATACAGCTATTTGTTTAATATAGCTATTCTTTAAATCGTTTAATGAAAAGAACCAATACATTTCATTTGATGTCCATGACTAGTATAATAAGGTGAGTGGGCGGAGCTTCACAGCTGTCCACGATGCATTTAGGACGGATGGCGTTTCCACTACAAAGGGCCGGTCCCAATACCATCACTAGTGGTTTTTGCCACTTGTGAGTGTGTGCATGTGACAGGAAGTAAGTGCACAAGACTGTCCCAGGTCTGAAAAATGGCAAAGTTCAGTGCCATAAACACACTAAATCCACATgtgccaatgagcttgctgctttacatttaaataactGGTTAGCATCCATTTAAGTATGTTGCAGTGCACTTTCAGAGCAAGATACTACTTgtgcagcagtatgtcttaataCTCACAGCTCCTTATCACGTATGTGTTGGCAgaagcaagttcctgtacttgctttgcagaaGCAATAATCTACACAATaacaataaccaacagcagcagcagcagctcagCAGAGTATTCTGCAATGCAATGtattctgccaagaccaaatacaataacattgtcatatccattaccatgctaaatcTTCTGAGAGTTGTCACGAGAGAAATGCATATTAATACCAGGTGGAAACAGGCTGAATAAAGTGAATCAATTCCTTTACTTTTTTTCTGGAAGTTATATTAATGGGCTTTTATTGGATAGGACAGTTTGTATCaaactgcattttttaaaatatgctaTTTAATtccatgtaatttttttttaaaactgagaataatacaatctgaaagctgaataaataagctttgtatggtttgttaggataggataatatttgcagagatacaactatttgaaaatctgaaatctgagggtgcaaaaacaagttagaaaatcgcctttaaagctgtccaaatgcagttcttagaaatgcatatcactaatcaaaaattaagttttaacatatatacggtaggaaattcacaaaatatcttcatggaacaagatctttacttaaaatcctaatgaatgataataattatttttggcataaaagaaaaatgaataattttgacccatacaatgtatttttggctattgctacaaatatacccgtgctacttaagactggatttgtggtccagggtcacatttgtgcaaGTTCATAAAATGAGGAAGTTCTCTAATAGAGGAAGGATGCACCTTGTATATATATGTGAGCTGCTTCTGCAGTTCTGCAGCTAAAGCTTAAGAGAACCCTGTGAATGGTTTGACTTAAAACGGTAAGGTCATCTTTAATGCTTTAAAATAAtgctttaatttgacattttgttTGCTTTCCTAGCATGACATGTTTTATATATGTACTGCCAATGTATTTGCACAAAATATCCAAATAAAACAagaatattttagaatttttgaaCAATTTGTGTATAAA encodes the following:
- the LOC141285301 gene encoding sialic acid-binding Ig-like lectin 12; translation: MAFPLQRAGPNTITSGFCHLYNFKTAVKTETEEIEWLEPDLTKNNCSIIIEEIKEDDKKYAFKIVGENSNNSKVKIIIQDEPAMKVPLLSEGQEANLTCSAPFPCPETPPKITWWIKTRGENKIDLTEYNITLTTTNSFHLSTLILTPTIDLHNATVGCDVSYGRKNISTNMTLKVMYVKPLLILGNGKVTEGDNLSLNCTVESHPPSSVPVWSFNGNTDRFMNQTSAEYLTITNVTKEHAGVYGCTSTYKNKTLNAFITINVTNKQTHRIKTSDSSYPRFCRIA